The Carnobacterium divergens genome includes a window with the following:
- the fabG gene encoding 3-oxoacyl-[acyl-carrier-protein] reductase has translation MTLKDKAVIVTGSSRGIGKAIALEFAKKGYNIVLNGRKPIADIVVQEIEAEGVKCHCFIGDVSDFGCAKQLIDETKEVFGSVDILVNNAGITNDKLLMRMSEDDFDSILNVNLKGTFNTIRHASSVMLKQRSGTIINLSSVIGQIGNAGQANYAASKAGVIGLTKSAARELAARGITVNAIAPGFIETDMTDELSDKVKELSKQQIPLNRFGTVEDVAKAAVFLSENKYITGQVINIDGGMVMNG, from the coding sequence ATGACTTTAAAAGACAAAGCAGTGATTGTAACAGGAAGTTCAAGAGGCATTGGAAAAGCAATTGCACTTGAATTTGCAAAAAAAGGCTACAACATTGTATTAAATGGTCGCAAACCAATTGCTGACATAGTAGTTCAAGAAATTGAAGCAGAAGGCGTGAAATGTCATTGCTTTATCGGAGACGTAAGTGATTTTGGTTGTGCGAAACAATTGATTGATGAAACGAAGGAAGTTTTTGGCAGTGTAGATATTCTGGTCAATAATGCAGGAATTACAAATGATAAATTATTAATGCGGATGTCAGAAGATGATTTTGATTCAATTTTAAACGTCAATTTAAAAGGAACGTTTAATACAATTCGTCATGCTTCAAGCGTGATGCTAAAACAACGAAGCGGAACAATTATTAACCTATCAAGTGTCATTGGTCAAATTGGAAACGCAGGTCAAGCCAATTATGCAGCAAGTAAAGCTGGTGTTATTGGTTTAACAAAATCAGCTGCCAGAGAATTAGCGGCTAGAGGAATTACCGTCAATGCGATTGCTCCAGGTTTTATTGAAACGGATATGACAGATGAACTATCCGATAAAGTAAAAGAATTATCAAAACAACAAATTCCATTAAATCGTTTTGGAACTGTTGAAGATGTTGCAAAAGCAGCCGTTTTCCTAAGTGAAAATAAATATATCACAGGACAAGTCATCAATATCGATGGTGGCATGGTGATGAACGGTTAA
- the accD gene encoding acetyl-CoA carboxylase, carboxyltransferase subunit beta has product MKLFKKRPFIPIDIKPQKQTQLDEPMVPDGMWAQCPSCKKAIYNKDLGKEQICPNCGYNFRIDAFERIGLIVDENSFEEWDKGLANTNPMEFPAYSEKIERLQEETGLDEAVVTGRATINKQACVLAVMDARFIMGSMGTVVGEKITRAFEKATERQLPVVIFTASGGARMQEGILSLMQMAKISAAVAKHSEAGLLYVAVLTDPTTGGVSASFAMQGDIILAEPQALIGFAGRRVIEQTINEELPEDFQRAESLLEHGFIDKIVPRPELKATLGLILTLHAPKPAKAGGNN; this is encoded by the coding sequence ATGAAACTGTTTAAAAAAAGACCTTTTATTCCAATCGATATCAAACCTCAAAAACAAACTCAGTTGGATGAACCGATGGTGCCAGATGGAATGTGGGCACAATGTCCAAGCTGTAAAAAAGCCATTTATAACAAAGATTTAGGGAAAGAACAAATTTGCCCAAATTGCGGTTATAATTTTAGAATTGATGCTTTTGAGCGCATTGGATTGATTGTGGACGAAAATAGTTTTGAAGAGTGGGACAAAGGATTAGCGAACACCAATCCAATGGAATTTCCAGCCTATTCAGAAAAAATTGAACGTTTACAGGAAGAAACAGGTTTAGATGAAGCTGTTGTCACTGGAAGAGCTACTATCAACAAGCAAGCATGTGTATTGGCTGTAATGGACGCTCGGTTTATTATGGGCAGTATGGGAACAGTTGTTGGCGAAAAAATCACTCGTGCTTTTGAAAAAGCAACAGAACGTCAATTGCCAGTAGTTATTTTCACTGCTTCAGGCGGTGCTAGAATGCAAGAAGGGATTCTCTCCTTAATGCAAATGGCGAAAATTAGTGCAGCAGTTGCAAAACATAGTGAAGCAGGCTTGTTGTACGTCGCAGTACTAACAGATCCTACAACAGGAGGAGTTTCAGCAAGTTTTGCCATGCAAGGAGATATTATCTTAGCTGAGCCACAAGCATTGATTGGATTTGCTGGAAGAAGAGTCATTGAACAAACCATTAATGAGGAGTTGCCAGAAGATTTCCAACGAGCAGAGTCATTATTAGAACATGGCTTTATTGATAAAATTGTACCACGTCCTGAATTAAAGGCGACGCTAGGATTGATTTTAACTCTTCATGCCCCAAAACCCGCGAAGGCAGGTGGAAACAATTGA
- the fabF gene encoding beta-ketoacyl-ACP synthase II: MNRVVITGMGAVTPIGNSVDAFWESLKAGKNGVTEITRFDASETGVTLAAELKDFDATVYMPKKETKRTDLFSQYGIAAAVQAMENSGLDTEKIDVDRFGVIVSSGIGGMNTIQEQVIKMHDRGPQRVAPFFVPMVIGNMAAGNIAIRVGAKGLCTSIVTACASGTNSIGEAFRSIKHGYSDVILAGGTEATICEIGIAGFGALTALSKSTDPERGSIPFDKERNGFVMGEGAGVLVLEELQHALDRGAKIYGEVVGYGSTCDAGHMTSPSVDGSGAGKAMIQAMKEAGIEPKDVDYINAHGTSTPANDSAETTAIKYAMGEEAHNVPISSTKSMIGHLLGAAGAVEGIACVKALENDFLPPTIGFKEADEACDLDYIPNVGRKVESAKYALSNSLGFGGHNAVVCFKKWEEA, from the coding sequence ATGAATCGTGTAGTGATTACAGGAATGGGTGCAGTTACCCCTATTGGAAATTCAGTGGATGCTTTTTGGGAAAGTTTAAAAGCTGGAAAAAACGGTGTTACCGAAATTACGAGATTTGATGCTTCAGAAACTGGCGTAACGTTAGCAGCAGAATTAAAAGATTTTGATGCAACAGTTTATATGCCAAAAAAAGAAACTAAACGTACAGATCTATTTTCACAATATGGAATAGCAGCAGCTGTCCAAGCAATGGAAAATAGTGGCTTAGATACAGAAAAAATAGATGTCGATCGTTTTGGCGTAATCGTTAGTTCAGGAATTGGTGGGATGAATACCATTCAAGAACAAGTAATCAAAATGCACGATCGTGGTCCACAACGTGTTGCTCCGTTCTTTGTCCCAATGGTGATTGGAAATATGGCAGCAGGAAATATTGCAATACGTGTTGGAGCAAAAGGTCTATGTACCTCAATCGTAACAGCATGTGCATCAGGAACCAATTCAATTGGTGAAGCGTTCCGTTCAATTAAGCACGGATACTCGGATGTGATTTTAGCTGGCGGAACAGAAGCGACGATTTGTGAAATTGGCATTGCTGGATTTGGCGCTTTAACAGCTTTAAGTAAATCAACAGATCCTGAACGCGGTTCGATTCCATTCGATAAAGAGCGTAACGGTTTTGTAATGGGAGAAGGCGCGGGCGTTCTTGTATTAGAAGAATTGCAACATGCGTTAGATCGTGGAGCAAAAATTTATGGCGAAGTTGTCGGTTACGGATCAACATGTGACGCTGGTCATATGACAAGCCCATCTGTTGATGGAAGCGGAGCTGGTAAAGCAATGATTCAAGCGATGAAAGAAGCTGGAATTGAACCAAAAGACGTGGATTACATCAATGCTCATGGAACAAGTACACCAGCAAATGACAGCGCTGAAACAACAGCCATTAAATACGCAATGGGTGAAGAAGCCCACAACGTTCCAATTTCAAGTACAAAAAGTATGATAGGACATTTACTAGGAGCAGCAGGAGCTGTTGAAGGAATCGCCTGTGTGAAAGCATTGGAAAATGACTTTTTACCGCCAACAATTGGGTTTAAAGAAGCGGATGAAGCCTGCGACTTAGACTACATTCCAAATGTAGGACGCAAGGTGGAGTCAGCTAAATATGCGTTAAGCAACTCGCTAGGTTTTGGCGGACATAACGCTGTTGTCTGCTTTAAAAAGTGGGAGGAAGCTTAA
- the feoB gene encoding ferrous iron transport protein B — translation MKIALFGNPNTGKTTVFNQLTDSYAYVGNWSGVTVEKKIGKINHSFVSIIDLPGVYSLNPLTKDEAVAADFLLHESFDQTLNILNAAQLKRNLLLTIELLEYGKPTVLVLNMMDIVKKQGLELNPTILGNELHATVFQTDARTNKGMDTLKSFLISNPSLTSSQLFQLDYGKRVESIIHEGQNLLTTTYQHEVRFARWLMIQFLAGNKMIEEFIDANHYDLLIPLKKDPQLLEDTIYSVRLEFIEALLKKATLKEATQKTTALTKKIDRLTTHPILGMPLFLILFYLMFKLTFDWVGGPLSDLLDAFLSGPFSSNSSLFLTWLGANDLIHSLIVDGLIAGVGGVLVFMPQIFVLFACISFLEDSGYMARAALVMDRLMELVGLNGKAFIPLLIGFGCNVPGIMAARTIEQPKERLITTLISPFMSCSARLPIYSLFIAAFFEKNQALIVLSLYVLGILVAIILAKCYSLIFKTTDSSIFIVDLPEYNLPKLAILWRGTWDKGKGFVKKAGTVIFGGTVLIWSLSYFNASGVASSIDTSFMAAIGSFLAPFFVPLGFYSWQAVSAIITGVLAKEVVGSTLLILFHVSGESALIGQLSSVFTPLQAYSFLVFVLLYIPCFAVLGAIKAETGSWFWAIYSAVSSFIIAYVVSFMIYQTGILLHF, via the coding sequence ATGAAAATAGCTCTTTTTGGAAATCCAAATACTGGTAAAACTACCGTTTTCAATCAGTTAACTGATTCTTACGCTTATGTTGGCAATTGGAGCGGGGTTACGGTGGAGAAAAAAATCGGAAAAATCAACCATTCATTCGTATCTATTATTGATTTACCCGGTGTTTATTCTTTAAATCCTTTAACAAAAGACGAAGCTGTGGCAGCTGATTTTTTACTTCATGAATCCTTTGATCAAACACTGAATATTTTAAATGCAGCCCAGTTAAAACGCAACCTCTTGCTCACTATCGAACTTTTAGAATATGGAAAACCAACGGTACTTGTTTTAAATATGATGGATATTGTAAAAAAACAAGGACTGGAATTAAATCCAACTATTCTAGGCAATGAACTACATGCGACTGTTTTCCAAACAGACGCTCGCACAAATAAAGGCATGGATACATTAAAATCGTTTCTTATTAGCAACCCCTCTTTAACGTCTTCTCAACTGTTTCAGTTAGACTACGGCAAAAGGGTTGAATCAATTATACATGAAGGTCAAAATTTATTAACTACTACTTATCAACACGAAGTACGTTTTGCTCGATGGTTGATGATTCAATTTTTAGCTGGCAATAAGATGATAGAAGAATTTATTGACGCTAATCATTATGATTTATTAATACCATTAAAAAAAGATCCTCAACTTTTAGAAGATACTATCTACTCAGTTCGTCTAGAGTTTATAGAAGCTTTACTCAAAAAAGCTACGTTAAAGGAAGCTACTCAAAAAACAACTGCATTAACTAAAAAAATAGATCGATTGACCACCCACCCAATCTTAGGCATGCCTCTATTTTTAATTCTTTTTTATTTGATGTTTAAGCTAACGTTCGATTGGGTTGGTGGACCACTTTCTGACTTGTTAGATGCGTTTTTAAGTGGTCCCTTCTCGTCAAATAGTAGTCTTTTTTTAACATGGCTAGGTGCAAATGACTTGATTCATTCCTTAATAGTCGATGGCTTAATTGCAGGCGTTGGGGGTGTTTTAGTCTTTATGCCACAAATTTTTGTATTATTTGCTTGTATATCCTTTTTAGAAGACTCTGGTTATATGGCTAGGGCGGCTCTGGTTATGGATCGTTTGATGGAACTTGTTGGGTTAAATGGGAAGGCTTTTATCCCTTTATTAATTGGGTTTGGATGCAATGTCCCAGGAATTATGGCCGCTAGAACGATTGAACAACCTAAAGAACGCTTAATCACAACTTTAATTTCGCCTTTTATGAGCTGTTCGGCTCGACTGCCCATTTATAGTTTATTTATTGCAGCTTTTTTTGAAAAAAATCAAGCTTTAATTGTATTATCCCTTTATGTATTAGGGATACTCGTGGCAATTATTTTAGCAAAATGCTATTCATTAATCTTTAAAACAACTGATTCTTCAATTTTCATTGTCGATTTACCTGAATATAATTTACCAAAATTAGCTATTTTATGGCGTGGAACTTGGGATAAAGGAAAAGGATTTGTAAAAAAAGCAGGAACTGTTATTTTTGGTGGGACTGTTTTAATTTGGTCTCTTAGTTATTTTAACGCCAGTGGAGTGGCTTCTTCTATTGACACTAGCTTTATGGCAGCGATAGGCTCCTTTTTAGCTCCTTTCTTTGTTCCCTTAGGCTTTTATAGTTGGCAAGCTGTCAGCGCCATTATTACAGGGGTTTTAGCAAAAGAAGTCGTTGGATCTACTCTGTTGATTCTGTTTCACGTTAGTGGAGAATCTGCTTTAATTGGTCAACTTTCATCTGTTTTCACGCCACTTCAAGCTTATAGCTTTTTGGTATTTGTCCTACTTTACATTCCATGTTTTGCTGTATTAGGCGCTATCAAAGCTGAAACAGGTTCTTGGTTCTGGGCAATCTACTCTGCTGTATCAAGTTTTATCATTGCTTATGTCGTATCATTTATGATTTACCAAACCGGAATTTTATTGCATTTTTAA
- a CDS encoding FeoB-associated Cys-rich membrane protein, producing MTIYSFLLNWIIGILIFGWAIFQLAKLFKNSKKGKCGGCDSSCEAKVLMDAAKKRNS from the coding sequence ATGACTATTTATTCATTTTTATTAAATTGGATTATTGGCATTTTGATTTTTGGTTGGGCCATCTTTCAACTTGCTAAACTTTTTAAAAATTCTAAAAAAGGAAAATGTGGCGGTTGTGATTCTAGTTGTGAAGCAAAAGTTTTAATGGATGCTGCTAAAAAACGAAATAGTTAA
- the tig gene encoding trigger factor produces MTAKWEKKGANDGVLTFEITEEKIKEGIEKAFNKVKKNLDVPGFRKGKVSRQVFNKMYGEEALYEDALNVVLPEAYAAALEESGIDPVDQPKIDVLSMEKGQAWVITADVTVKPEVKLGEYKNLTVEKQDREVTDADVEENIKQKQAAQAELVLKEEAAVNGDTVVIDFEGFKDGVAFDGGKGENTSLELGSNSFIPGFEEQLIGAKAGDEVEVKVTFPEEYHSEDLKGAEAVFNVKVHEVKAKELPELDDEFAKDIDEEVETLAELKEKTKKELTDAKLNAAEEAVQEAAIRQAVDNAEIVELPHVMVHDEVHRQMDQFLNDMQRQGVSPEMYYQLTGTTEEDLHKQMEADADIRTRTNLVLEAIVAAEGFEPTEEEVEKEIKELAEQYNMEEKAVRAALSVDMLKHDISMKKAIDTITETAVEK; encoded by the coding sequence ATGACTGCAAAATGGGAAAAAAAAGGCGCTAATGATGGTGTCTTAACATTTGAAATTACAGAAGAAAAAATCAAAGAAGGAATCGAGAAAGCCTTCAACAAAGTGAAAAAAAATCTTGATGTTCCAGGTTTCCGTAAAGGGAAAGTATCACGTCAAGTATTTAACAAAATGTACGGCGAAGAAGCTCTTTACGAAGATGCATTGAACGTTGTATTACCAGAAGCTTATGCTGCTGCTTTAGAAGAATCAGGTATTGATCCTGTTGACCAACCAAAAATCGATGTATTAAGCATGGAAAAAGGTCAAGCATGGGTAATCACTGCTGATGTTACTGTAAAACCTGAAGTTAAATTAGGCGAATACAAAAACTTAACAGTTGAAAAACAAGACCGTGAAGTGACAGATGCAGACGTTGAAGAAAACATCAAACAAAAACAAGCAGCACAAGCTGAACTTGTTTTAAAAGAAGAAGCTGCAGTAAACGGCGACACAGTTGTCATTGACTTTGAAGGCTTTAAAGACGGTGTTGCGTTTGACGGTGGAAAAGGTGAAAATACTTCTCTAGAATTAGGTTCAAACTCATTCATCCCAGGATTTGAAGAACAATTAATTGGCGCAAAAGCTGGCGACGAAGTTGAAGTTAAAGTAACTTTCCCTGAAGAATATCATTCAGAAGACCTTAAAGGCGCTGAAGCAGTATTCAACGTTAAAGTTCATGAAGTTAAAGCAAAAGAATTACCAGAATTAGATGATGAATTTGCTAAAGACATCGACGAAGAAGTTGAAACATTAGCTGAATTAAAAGAAAAAACCAAAAAAGAATTAACAGATGCTAAATTAAATGCAGCTGAAGAAGCCGTTCAAGAAGCAGCTATCCGTCAAGCAGTTGACAATGCTGAAATCGTTGAATTGCCACATGTAATGGTACATGATGAAGTTCACCGTCAAATGGATCAATTCCTAAATGATATGCAACGTCAAGGTGTATCTCCAGAAATGTACTACCAATTAACTGGTACAACAGAAGAAGACTTACACAAACAAATGGAAGCAGATGCTGATATTAGAACACGTACAAACCTAGTTCTTGAAGCAATTGTTGCAGCAGAAGGTTTCGAACCAACTGAAGAAGAAGTTGAAAAAGAAATCAAAGAATTAGCTGAACAATACAACATGGAAGAAAAAGCTGTCCGTGCTGCTCTAAGTGTTGACATGTTAAAACATGACATTTCAATGAAAAAAGCAATTGACACTATTACTGAAACAGCAGTAGAAAAATAA
- the fabZ gene encoding 3-hydroxyacyl-ACP dehydratase FabZ, with the protein MSILNATEIMELIPNRYPIYFIDYVDELIPGEHVVATKNVTINEEFFQGHFPGNPTMPGVLILEALAQAGSIPLLKLDRFKGETAYLGGMNKVKFRKKVVPGDVLKLHVDIIKLKEYAGIGKAVAYVDGKKVCEAELTFIIGR; encoded by the coding sequence ATGAGCATTTTAAACGCAACTGAAATTATGGAGTTAATCCCAAACCGTTACCCAATTTATTTTATCGACTATGTGGATGAGTTAATCCCAGGAGAGCACGTTGTTGCAACTAAAAACGTTACAATCAACGAAGAATTTTTCCAAGGACACTTCCCTGGAAACCCAACAATGCCAGGTGTTTTAATTTTAGAAGCATTAGCACAAGCAGGTTCAATTCCATTATTGAAATTAGATCGTTTTAAAGGCGAAACAGCCTACTTAGGTGGAATGAACAAAGTTAAATTCCGTAAAAAAGTAGTTCCTGGTGACGTTTTAAAATTACATGTAGACATCATTAAATTAAAAGAATACGCAGGTATTGGAAAAGCAGTCGCATATGTAGACGGTAAAAAAGTTTGTGAAGCTGAATTAACCTTTATCATTGGTAGATAA
- a CDS encoding FeoA family protein, giving the protein MNVHSIQLNHPISINDLSRLDVLTKRRLKEVGICEGSVISVKRRYPFHGPCTIESDGQQVGIRRRTLELLLGDEM; this is encoded by the coding sequence ATGAATGTTCATTCAATTCAATTAAACCATCCTATTTCAATTAATGATTTATCAAGGTTAGATGTCTTAACAAAACGACGTCTAAAAGAAGTTGGAATCTGTGAAGGGTCCGTAATTTCCGTTAAACGACGCTATCCCTTTCACGGTCCTTGTACGATCGAAAGTGACGGTCAACAAGTTGGCATTCGTCGCCGTACTTTAGAGCTGCTCTTAGGAGATGAAATGTGA
- a CDS encoding tetratricopeptide repeat protein → MGEKIDFPKNYDLYLKKAMSYFKIGNMEEAIPYFAKAYQLKKEDKINTFYTTALYQIGSYQEAKQIAEEKLTFYQNEEQLYAFYTSILIKAHYFEEASDIITKEQHRIGKPKNSEVWETLAKNCLEEAENKRLQEEKKHKHLLKQSFSIGDKSYSEQADLMQTLEQVPLEIYLQAAKIMLVNPFVNGLIKATLIEGLIANECSEVIKINWFDQDRQIIPTQLKPLAENQTVETVKKIIEEQVAIHNPSLFQLINEEFNLHVILLYPFIEEVITLPSIWVKLYQQKYDMETSIIIEESEEQKNMATWMDRLNQQLLELY, encoded by the coding sequence ATGGGAGAAAAAATTGATTTCCCAAAGAATTATGATTTGTATTTAAAAAAAGCGATGAGTTATTTTAAAATTGGCAACATGGAAGAAGCGATTCCATACTTTGCTAAAGCTTATCAGCTTAAAAAAGAAGATAAAATTAATACTTTTTATACAACAGCCCTTTATCAAATTGGTTCTTATCAAGAAGCAAAACAAATAGCAGAGGAAAAATTAACATTTTATCAAAATGAAGAGCAACTATACGCTTTTTATACCTCCATTTTAATCAAAGCCCACTACTTTGAAGAAGCCTCTGATATTATTACAAAAGAGCAACATCGAATTGGGAAACCTAAAAATAGTGAAGTCTGGGAAACATTGGCAAAAAATTGTTTAGAAGAAGCAGAAAATAAACGACTACAAGAAGAAAAAAAACATAAACATCTTTTAAAACAATCTTTTTCAATTGGAGACAAATCATACTCAGAACAAGCAGACTTAATGCAAACGTTGGAGCAAGTTCCACTAGAAATTTATCTACAAGCTGCCAAAATAATGTTGGTGAATCCTTTTGTGAATGGATTGATCAAAGCCACCTTAATTGAAGGGTTAATCGCTAACGAGTGTTCAGAAGTAATTAAAATAAACTGGTTCGATCAAGATCGTCAGATTATTCCAACACAGTTGAAGCCGCTAGCAGAAAATCAAACAGTTGAAACGGTTAAGAAAATAATCGAAGAACAAGTTGCAATCCACAATCCATCACTTTTCCAACTGATAAATGAAGAATTCAATCTGCACGTTATTTTATTGTATCCTTTCATAGAAGAAGTGATTACGTTGCCTTCAATTTGGGTAAAACTATATCAGCAAAAATACGACATGGAAACGTCTATTATAATAGAAGAATCAGAGGAACAAAAAAACATGGCTACATGGATGGATCGATTAAATCAGCAATTACTGGAATTATATTAA
- a CDS encoding acetyl-CoA carboxylase carboxyl transferase subunit alpha yields MMTASEIVALARKTTRLTALEYMNFLFNDFIEFHGDRSYRDDKAVVGGIATLQNQPITVIGIQKGHNLEENMMRNFGSPHPEGYRKALRLMKQAEKFGRPVVTFINTAGAYCGVEAEERGQGEAIARNLMEMSQLKVPIIAIIIGEGGSGGALALAMGNQVWMMEHTMYSILSPEGFSSILWKDASRSKEAAELMKLTARDLLGLDVIDKMIEETDQKVLLTQETIMQNLKNELILALQQLGKLTPEELVEDRYKRFRKY; encoded by the coding sequence TTGATGACTGCAAGCGAAATCGTAGCCTTAGCTAGAAAAACAACCCGTTTAACAGCGTTAGAATACATGAATTTCTTGTTTAATGACTTTATTGAATTCCATGGTGATCGTTCTTATCGAGACGATAAAGCAGTTGTTGGTGGAATTGCTACCTTGCAAAATCAACCAATTACAGTTATTGGAATTCAAAAAGGGCATAATTTAGAAGAAAATATGATGCGCAATTTTGGGTCCCCTCATCCAGAAGGGTACCGAAAAGCATTACGCCTAATGAAGCAAGCTGAAAAATTTGGTCGCCCGGTGGTAACCTTTATTAATACAGCAGGTGCTTATTGTGGTGTTGAAGCAGAAGAGCGCGGACAAGGTGAAGCCATCGCACGAAACTTGATGGAAATGAGTCAATTAAAAGTCCCTATTATTGCCATTATTATTGGTGAAGGTGGTAGTGGTGGTGCATTAGCACTTGCAATGGGAAATCAGGTTTGGATGATGGAACACACCATGTATTCTATTTTATCACCAGAAGGCTTTTCATCCATTTTGTGGAAAGATGCCTCACGATCTAAGGAAGCAGCAGAACTGATGAAACTAACAGCTCGTGATTTATTAGGACTTGATGTGATTGATAAAATGATTGAAGAAACCGATCAAAAAGTTCTGTTAACTCAAGAAACCATTATGCAAAATTTGAAAAATGAATTAATTTTAGCCCTTCAACAGTTAGGGAAACTTACACCAGAAGAACTAGTTGAAGATCGCTACAAACGATTTAGAAAATACTAA
- a CDS encoding acetyl-CoA carboxylase biotin carboxylase subunit, whose translation MFNKILVANRGEIAVRIIRACRELGIATVAVYSEADKDALHMQLADEAICIGPAKATDSYLNMQSILSAAVVTKAQAIHPGFGFLSENSIFATMCQECNITFIGPKAETIDQMGNKANARTLMQAANVPVIPGSDGFITNAKDAKELAEKLGYPVMLKAAAGGGGKGIRKVANADELSPAFNSASSEAKAAFGDDRMYLEKIIEHARHIEVQILGDHFGHAIHLGERDCSLQRNNQKVIEESPSVAISEEQRQLLGETAVRAAKYVNYQNAGTIEFLLDQDGKFYFMEMNTRIQVEHPVTEMATGIDIVKEQLKIASGLPLEIQQEEVTITGHTIECRINAENPAFHFAPSPGKIDYLFLPSGGLGLRVDSAVFAGYEIPPYYDAMIAKIITKGENRAEAIAKMKRALGELVIDGIITNQYFQEDLLADQRFVEGAYDTSFLQDIFLDEWEQQQTN comes from the coding sequence ATGTTTAATAAAATTTTAGTAGCAAATCGTGGCGAGATTGCGGTACGTATCATTCGCGCCTGCCGAGAATTAGGTATTGCAACCGTTGCGGTTTACTCAGAAGCAGATAAAGATGCCCTTCATATGCAACTAGCGGATGAAGCCATTTGTATCGGTCCCGCTAAAGCAACAGACTCTTATTTAAATATGCAAAGTATATTAAGTGCGGCTGTTGTTACAAAAGCCCAGGCAATTCATCCTGGGTTTGGCTTTTTGTCAGAAAATAGTATTTTCGCTACTATGTGTCAAGAATGCAACATTACCTTTATCGGTCCAAAAGCCGAGACCATTGATCAAATGGGAAATAAAGCCAACGCAAGAACCTTAATGCAAGCAGCGAATGTTCCCGTAATTCCAGGTAGTGATGGTTTTATCACCAATGCCAAAGATGCCAAAGAATTGGCTGAAAAGTTAGGGTATCCAGTTATGTTAAAAGCTGCAGCTGGTGGAGGCGGAAAAGGGATTCGAAAAGTGGCAAATGCTGATGAACTTTCACCTGCCTTCAATAGTGCAAGCAGTGAAGCGAAAGCCGCATTTGGTGATGATCGAATGTATCTTGAAAAAATTATCGAACATGCCAGACACATCGAGGTTCAAATTCTTGGCGATCATTTTGGTCATGCGATTCACCTTGGTGAACGTGATTGTTCTTTGCAACGTAACAATCAAAAAGTAATCGAAGAATCTCCATCTGTTGCAATCAGTGAAGAACAGCGACAATTACTTGGAGAAACAGCTGTAAGAGCTGCAAAATACGTGAATTACCAAAATGCTGGGACTATTGAATTTCTACTGGATCAAGATGGAAAGTTCTATTTTATGGAAATGAATACACGAATTCAAGTAGAGCATCCTGTTACTGAAATGGCAACCGGAATTGATATTGTTAAAGAACAATTAAAAATTGCCAGTGGTTTACCTCTAGAAATTCAACAAGAGGAAGTCACAATAACTGGACACACGATTGAATGCCGAATCAATGCTGAAAATCCAGCCTTTCATTTTGCACCATCTCCAGGGAAAATTGATTATTTATTTTTACCAAGTGGTGGACTAGGCTTACGTGTAGACAGTGCTGTTTTCGCTGGTTACGAAATTCCACCTTATTACGATGCTATGATTGCTAAAATTATTACAAAAGGTGAGAATCGAGCAGAAGCAATTGCGAAAATGAAACGTGCATTAGGCGAATTAGTGATTGATGGCATTATTACGAATCAATATTTCCAAGAAGATTTACTAGCAGATCAACGATTCGTTGAAGGCGCGTATGATACAAGTTTCCTACAAGATATTTTTCTTGATGAGTGGGAGCAGCAACAAACGAATTAA
- the accB gene encoding acetyl-CoA carboxylase biotin carboxyl carrier protein, which yields MNISEVKELLALVNESDLTEFDLQIDNTVLHMSKNDTPKPNHVESVTASPVVETKINEIAKEATQSNTTTIESNPEAVELGGTLIPSPIVGVVYLTPTPDQPAFKKVGDTVAVGETLCIVEAMKLMNEITSDTAGTIAEVLIENEQVVEYNQPLFRIV from the coding sequence ATGAATATTTCTGAAGTAAAAGAACTATTGGCTCTTGTCAACGAATCAGATTTAACGGAATTTGATTTGCAAATTGATAATACCGTTTTGCATATGAGTAAAAACGATACGCCAAAACCAAACCATGTTGAATCAGTAACAGCGAGTCCTGTTGTAGAAACAAAAATTAATGAAATAGCTAAAGAAGCGACACAGTCTAATACAACAACGATTGAATCCAACCCAGAAGCAGTAGAACTAGGTGGAACGCTGATTCCTTCACCAATTGTTGGCGTTGTTTATTTGACCCCCACACCTGATCAACCAGCCTTTAAAAAAGTTGGGGATACGGTAGCTGTTGGAGAAACCTTATGTATTGTAGAAGCAATGAAACTAATGAATGAAATTACTAGCGATACTGCAGGTACCATTGCAGAAGTTCTAATTGAAAACGAACAAGTCGTTGAATACAACCAACCCTTATTTAGAATCGTATAA